In a single window of the Arachis hypogaea cultivar Tifrunner chromosome 6, arahy.Tifrunner.gnm2.J5K5, whole genome shotgun sequence genome:
- the LOC112755909 gene encoding beta-fructofuranosidase, insoluble isoenzyme CWINV3 isoform X2, with protein sequence MYYKGVYHLFYQYNPDGATFGKKMVWGHSVSYDLINWIHLNHPSLQPSHHYDIHGCFSGSTTIIPSNNQPFIFYTGFDETKHQVQNLAMPKNPQDPFLREWIKHPQNPIITAPIGLVEQENFRDPTTAWKGSDGKWRVIVGARNGDIGKAILYHSDDFVNWKLSPNNHEFYVIDGIGMCECPDFFPVLIDGTKHGVDLDYSSVQDSNDVIRHVLKISYQNKQQEYYLVGKYVCDEDKFVAENKITGTSLDLKLDHGEFYASKSFFDYAKKRRVLWGWVKELDTEQDDILKGWAGLQAIPRQVWLHENGKWLMQWPIEKLETLRDSDNQVSIFAHKLVFGSTLQVSGITASQADVEVVFELPELESAEWLDSKEVDPQIVCSDKEYASRSGIIGPFGLLALASKDLTEQTAIFFTIFRTPNGFSCLMCTDLTRSSLRQDVHKTTYATIFAIDSNLKAISLRTLIDGSIIESFGEKGRVCITNRVYPLLATEKDAHLYVFNNGKQNVCISKLNAWSMKRAKFVQQ encoded by the exons CATCACTATGACATTCATGGCTGCTTCTCTGGCTCAACCACAATAATCCCCTCCAATAATCAACCCTTTATTTTCTACACAGGATTTGATGAAACAAAACACCAAGTTCAAAACTTAGCTATGCCAAAAAATCCACAAGACCCTTTTCTAAGGGAGTGGATCAAACACCCTCAAAACCCTATAATCACTGCCCCAATTGGATTAGTTGAACAAGAAAATTTTAGAGACCCAACAACAGCTTGGAAGGGTAGTGATGGAAAATGGAGGGTCATAGTTGGTGCTAGAAATGGTGATATTGGGAAGGCAATTTTATATCATAGTGATGATTTTGTTAATTGGAAATTAAGCCCTAATAATCATGAATTCTATGTAATTGATGGCATTGGAATGTGTGAGTGCCctgatttttttccagttttaatTGATGGTACAAAACATGGGGTTGATTTAGATTATTCTTCAGTTCAAGATTCTAATGATGTTATTAGGCATGTGTTGAAGATAAGTTACCAAAATAAACAGCAAGAATATTATTTGGTAGGTAAGTATGTTTGTGATGAGGACAAGTTTGTTGCTGAGAATAAAATTACAGGGACTAGTTTGGACTTGAAATTGGACCATGGTGAATTTTATGCTTCAAAGTCATTCTTTGACTATGCCAAGAAGAGAAGGGTATTATGGGGATGGGTTAAAGAGCTTGATACAGAACAAGATGATATTCTTAAAGGATGGGCTGGTCTACAG gctattCCAAGGCAAGTGTGGCTTCATGAAAATGGGAAGTGGCTGATGCAGTGGCCAATAGAAAAGTTAGAGACACTTAGAGACTCCGACAATCAAGTTAGTATTTTCGCACACAAACTTGTTTTTGGATCAACTCTTCAAGTCTCAGGTATCACTGCATCACAG GCTGATGTAGAAGTAGTGTTTGAACTACCTGAACTGGAAAGTGCTGAGTGGTTAGATTCCAAAGAAGTTGATCCCCAAATAGTGTGTAGTGATAAAGAATATGCATCAAGAAGTGGCATAATAGGCCCATTTGGTTTGTTGGCTTTAGCTTCAAAGGATCTTACAGAGCAAACTGCAATTTTCTTCACAATCTTTAGAACTCCCAATGGATTTTCATGTCTCATGTGCACTGATCTTACcag GTCTTCATTGAGGCAAGACGTTCATAAAACCACATATGCAACTATCTTTGCCATAGATTCCAATCTCAAAGCAATTTCACTTAGAACCTTG ATTGATGGGTCGATTATAGAGAGTTTTGGAGAGAAAGGAAGAGTTTGTATCACAAACAGAGTTTATCCCTTGTTGGCTACTGAAAAAGATGCTCATCTTTATGTCTTTAACAATGGAAAACAGAATGTTTGCATCTCAAAACTAAATGCTTGGAGCATGAAGCGAGCAAAGTTTGTTCAACAGTGA